Proteins encoded by one window of Streptomyces uncialis:
- a CDS encoding alcohol dehydrogenase catalytic domain-containing protein: MSTYRAAQVETAGGPFRMVDREVERPGPGHVRIAVEACGICHSDAAFVEAAVPGIRFPLVPGHEIAGRIEELGEGTQSDWQVGDLVAVGWFGGSCGHCPPCRQGDFIVCENLKVPGWAYDGGYAETVIVPVDAPARVPDALGAAEAAPLACAGVTTYNGLRRGSARPGDLVAVLGIGGLGHLGVRYAAAMGFETVAIARGPDKADFAEALGAHHYIDSTAGTPVADALRSLGGARTVLATAANSDAIAATVEGLAPRGELVVIGLDSEPLGISPAQLIMSGRVVRGHPSGTSRDVQDTLAFSALHGIRAMTETVPLDDVDEAYRKMLSGAARFRMVLTTG, encoded by the coding sequence ATGAGCACCTATCGCGCCGCCCAGGTGGAAACCGCCGGTGGTCCGTTCCGGATGGTCGACCGCGAGGTGGAACGGCCCGGACCCGGCCACGTCAGGATCGCCGTGGAGGCCTGCGGGATCTGCCACAGCGACGCGGCGTTCGTGGAGGCCGCGGTACCGGGCATCCGGTTCCCGCTGGTCCCGGGACATGAGATCGCCGGACGTATCGAGGAACTGGGCGAGGGGACACAGAGCGACTGGCAGGTGGGCGACCTGGTGGCGGTGGGCTGGTTCGGCGGCAGCTGCGGCCATTGCCCGCCCTGCCGACAGGGCGACTTCATCGTCTGCGAGAACCTGAAGGTCCCCGGTTGGGCATACGACGGCGGATACGCCGAGACCGTGATCGTCCCGGTCGACGCGCCGGCCCGGGTCCCGGACGCGCTGGGCGCCGCCGAGGCCGCGCCGCTGGCCTGTGCCGGGGTGACCACGTACAACGGTCTGCGGCGGGGCTCGGCCCGGCCCGGTGATCTGGTCGCGGTGCTCGGCATCGGCGGTCTGGGCCATCTGGGGGTGCGGTACGCGGCCGCCATGGGCTTCGAGACCGTCGCCATCGCCCGTGGACCCGACAAGGCCGACTTCGCCGAGGCACTCGGCGCGCACCACTACATCGACAGTACGGCCGGCACCCCCGTCGCGGACGCGCTGCGGTCGCTCGGCGGCGCCAGGACCGTACTGGCCACCGCGGCCAACTCCGACGCCATCGCGGCGACCGTGGAGGGGCTCGCGCCCCGTGGCGAGCTGGTCGTCATCGGCCTGGACAGCGAGCCGCTGGGGATCAGCCCGGCACAGCTCATCATGTCCGGCAGGGTCGTGCGTGGCCATCCGTCCGGCACCTCGCGGGATGTGCAGGACACGCTCGCCTTCAGTGCCCTGCACGGCATCCGCGCGATGACCGAGACCGTACCGCTGGACGACGTGGACGAGGCGTACCGGAAGATGCTCTCCGGCGCCGCCCGCTTCCGGATGGTCCTGACCACCGGCTGA
- a CDS encoding peptidylprolyl isomerase, translating to MTQVLLSTSFGEIVISLDEEKAPVTTANFLQYVDSGFYTDTVFHRVIPGFMVQGGGLTRDLRKKDTRDPIQNEASNGLKNRRGTVAMARTSAPHSATAQFFVNHSDNGFLDPGSDVGYAVFGEVTQGMDVVDKIAGVRTARSKGMADVPVEPVLILSAKRLD from the coding sequence ATGACGCAGGTTCTGTTGTCCACCTCCTTCGGAGAGATCGTGATCAGCCTCGACGAGGAGAAGGCGCCGGTCACCACGGCGAACTTCCTCCAGTACGTCGACTCGGGCTTCTACACGGACACGGTCTTCCACCGGGTCATCCCCGGCTTCATGGTGCAGGGCGGAGGGCTCACCCGGGACCTGCGGAAGAAGGACACCAGGGACCCGATCCAGAACGAGGCATCCAACGGCCTGAAGAACCGTCGCGGCACCGTCGCGATGGCGCGCACCAGCGCCCCGCACTCGGCGACCGCGCAGTTCTTCGTCAACCACAGTGACAACGGCTTCCTCGACCCGGGCAGCGACGTGGGCTACGCGGTGTTCGGCGAGGTCACCCAGGGAATGGACGTGGTCGATAAGATCGCGGGCGTCCGGACCGCGCGGTCGAAGGGGATGGCGGACGTCCCGGTCGAGCCGGTCCTCATCCTCTCCGCGAAGCGCCTCGACTAG
- a CDS encoding MFS transporter → MSLFAIRDYRRLFSAQIIALFGTGLTTVALGLLAYDLAGPRAGTVLGTALTVKMFMYVVIAPLAAAYVDRFPRRTLLVLLDVVRAGVVLALPLVSEVWHIYVLIGLLQAASAAFTPTFQAVIPDIVTDESDYTRALAASQAAYTMESLLSPVLAAVALAFMSFDSLFLGTSVGFLLSAALILFTRVPDARPSSHTRAWDKMAAGTRTFLRTPRLRGVMALNLVVAAAGSIVVVNTVNYVRDELGGSQSDVAWMLAASGGGTLLAAVVLPRVLDRIAARTVMMTGAGVLVGGTIAAVALMASGLATWTGTAVVWTVIGVGMALIVTPTGSVLRASVEPHAIPETFAAQFSLSHLAWLITYPVAGWLGTNTGFGLTWSVLAALAVVGAVAALLLWPRDDVRRAVTGPATSVRPLPRTDRGSTLSKAA, encoded by the coding sequence ATGAGCCTGTTCGCCATCCGTGACTACCGCCGCCTCTTCAGCGCACAGATCATCGCCCTGTTCGGCACCGGACTGACGACCGTGGCCCTCGGACTGCTCGCCTACGACCTCGCCGGCCCGCGCGCCGGCACCGTCCTCGGCACCGCCCTGACCGTCAAGATGTTCATGTACGTGGTCATAGCCCCCCTCGCCGCCGCGTACGTCGACCGCTTCCCCAGAAGGACTCTCCTGGTCCTCCTCGACGTGGTGCGCGCCGGAGTGGTCCTGGCACTGCCGCTCGTCAGCGAGGTCTGGCACATCTACGTCCTGATCGGTCTGCTGCAAGCCGCGTCGGCGGCGTTCACCCCGACGTTCCAGGCCGTCATCCCCGACATCGTCACCGATGAGTCCGACTACACACGTGCCCTGGCCGCCTCCCAGGCCGCCTACACGATGGAGAGCCTGCTCAGTCCCGTACTCGCGGCGGTCGCCCTGGCGTTCATGAGCTTCGACTCGCTGTTCCTGGGCACCTCCGTCGGGTTCCTCCTCTCCGCCGCGCTCATCCTGTTCACGCGGGTCCCCGACGCCCGCCCCAGCAGCCACACCCGGGCGTGGGACAAGATGGCGGCAGGGACCAGGACCTTCCTCCGGACACCGCGGCTGCGCGGCGTCATGGCGCTCAATCTCGTGGTCGCGGCGGCAGGATCGATCGTCGTCGTCAACACCGTCAACTACGTCCGTGACGAGCTCGGCGGCTCGCAGTCGGACGTCGCCTGGATGCTCGCCGCCTCCGGCGGCGGAACCCTCCTGGCGGCCGTCGTACTGCCCCGCGTACTCGACCGGATCGCCGCCCGCACCGTCATGATGACCGGGGCCGGAGTACTCGTCGGCGGCACGATCGCCGCGGTGGCCCTCATGGCGTCCGGCCTGGCCACATGGACCGGAACGGCCGTCGTCTGGACCGTGATCGGCGTCGGTATGGCGCTGATCGTCACACCGACCGGCAGCGTCCTGCGTGCCTCCGTCGAACCGCACGCGATCCCCGAGACGTTCGCGGCCCAGTTCTCCCTGTCGCACCTGGCCTGGCTGATCACCTACCCCGTCGCGGGATGGCTCGGCACCAACACCGGCTTCGGCCTCACCTGGTCCGTCCTCGCGGCGCTCGCCGTGGTCGGCGCCGTCGCCGCCCTCCTGCTGTGGCCACGCGACGACGTACGACGAGCGGTGACCGGACCCGCGACATCCGTCCGGCCGCTGCCCCGGACGGACAGGGGGTCCACCCTCTCCAAGGCCGCGTGA
- a CDS encoding carboxymuconolactone decarboxylase family protein has protein sequence MTRLTRLTPDTAVGASRDLLAELVSRHGQVGDMVSTMAHSPAVLGGYLQLSRAMGRAKLDRAVSERISIAVQVLQGCGLCLDAHVSAARRLGVDELEIERARTGTSADPAIAAIITLALQVYREPTSITDEQVIALREHGYSDRAIADVVGVVALNILTGAFNLLAGLTPGSGADD, from the coding sequence ATGACCCGCCTGACCCGCCTCACACCCGATACCGCGGTCGGCGCCTCACGCGACCTGCTCGCCGAGCTGGTCTCCCGGCACGGCCAGGTAGGCGACATGGTCTCCACGATGGCGCACTCGCCCGCCGTCCTGGGCGGCTATCTACAGCTCAGCCGGGCCATGGGGCGAGCCAAACTCGACCGCGCGGTCAGCGAACGGATCTCGATCGCGGTCCAGGTACTCCAGGGCTGCGGACTGTGTCTCGACGCGCATGTCAGTGCCGCCCGCAGGCTGGGAGTGGACGAGCTGGAGATCGAGCGGGCCCGTACGGGCACCTCGGCCGATCCCGCGATCGCGGCGATCATCACCCTCGCCCTCCAGGTGTACCGCGAGCCGACGTCGATCACCGACGAACAGGTCATCGCGCTGCGTGAGCACGGCTACAGCGACCGCGCGATAGCCGACGTCGTCGGCGTCGTCGCACTCAACATCCTCACCGGTGCCTTCAACCTCCTCGCCGGCCTCACCCCGGGGAGCGGCGCCGATGACTAG
- a CDS encoding TetR/AcrR family transcriptional regulator has translation MVRLTRAQQQERTRAAVLDAARDEFIERGYPAAKVDGIAERAELTRGAVYSNFPSKRALYLAVLVDMVEHDVTAEHHADALPPPAAPSASSVTDALGAFARTWLERMPLADGSPSLGRLHPGSPAGVLDDEPIRDAFGQLTRVEALLLALALESYAPADASSGRQVRRARLVLRLLDGPGASANPALQFGDPFDIVLACAHLGGLDLADEWDPPHLPYVRPARACRDRWAPPPELRDLLTHRPVGFTGDGVITFLGTHRLEAAEEAVRAARTGDRITVAVTTADPAETGRLVQLRAGDFARCLRRVFEPGAWPRLRLVLDEGGLLASAAGVPDADDDTEYAVRVRDGDIVARAGGRGAAHAAATFGLPTAADSPVAPDGTPSPPSGRGHRTPGATS, from the coding sequence ATGGTGCGGTTGACCCGGGCTCAACAGCAGGAGCGCACGCGCGCGGCGGTACTCGACGCGGCGCGGGACGAATTCATCGAGCGCGGGTACCCGGCGGCGAAGGTGGACGGGATCGCCGAGCGGGCGGAGCTGACGCGTGGCGCGGTGTACTCGAACTTCCCGAGCAAACGCGCCCTGTATCTGGCGGTGCTGGTCGACATGGTCGAGCACGACGTCACCGCGGAACATCACGCCGACGCGCTCCCGCCACCCGCGGCGCCCTCCGCCTCGTCCGTCACCGACGCGTTGGGTGCGTTCGCCCGGACCTGGCTCGAACGCATGCCCCTGGCCGACGGTTCCCCCTCCCTGGGTCGGTTGCACCCCGGTTCCCCGGCGGGGGTTCTCGACGACGAACCGATCCGCGACGCGTTCGGACAGCTGACCCGTGTCGAGGCGCTGCTGCTGGCGCTCGCCCTTGAGTCGTACGCGCCCGCCGACGCGTCGTCCGGGCGGCAGGTCCGGCGGGCCCGACTGGTGCTGAGGCTGCTGGACGGGCCGGGGGCCTCGGCGAATCCGGCGCTCCAGTTCGGCGATCCCTTCGACATCGTGCTGGCCTGCGCGCATCTGGGCGGGCTCGACCTCGCCGACGAGTGGGACCCTCCGCACCTGCCCTACGTCCGGCCGGCCCGGGCCTGCCGGGACCGTTGGGCACCGCCGCCGGAGCTGCGGGACCTCCTCACGCACCGGCCCGTCGGCTTCACCGGGGACGGAGTGATCACGTTCCTCGGCACCCACCGCCTGGAAGCCGCCGAGGAGGCCGTCCGCGCCGCACGGACCGGTGACCGGATCACCGTGGCCGTCACGACGGCGGACCCGGCCGAGACCGGCCGCCTCGTGCAGCTGAGGGCCGGTGACTTCGCGCGCTGCCTGCGGCGGGTGTTCGAGCCCGGCGCCTGGCCGCGGCTGCGCCTCGTCCTCGACGAGGGCGGCCTGCTGGCGTCGGCGGCGGGCGTACCGGACGCCGACGACGACACCGAGTACGCGGTTCGTGTGCGGGACGGCGATATCGTCGCCCGGGCCGGGGGACGTGGTGCCGCCCATGCGGCGGCCACCTTCGGTCTCCCCACCGCGGCGGACTCCCCCGTCGCCCCCGACGGGACGCCGTCCCCACCGTCCGGACGCGGTCACCGCACCCCTGGAGCCACGTCATGA
- a CDS encoding transcriptional regulator, which yields MTRPGPSHATSTELLVLHTLRCVGVSGLSRVAGATGLAESDTESELIDLALAGLVTRTSGDFGGWGLTEDGRVADAERIADEVAAAGARPRLTAAFDRFLLLNPELLDLCTSWQTRTMGGTMTMNDHSDPAYDAQVLDRFTEFHRRAEPVCAELSAALPRFQRYAVRLGDALARARAGSLEYVTDSTSSYHTVWFQLHEDLLTTLGIPRH from the coding sequence ATGACCCGGCCCGGCCCGTCCCACGCGACCAGCACCGAACTGCTGGTGCTGCACACCCTCCGCTGCGTCGGTGTCTCCGGGCTGTCCAGGGTGGCCGGAGCGACAGGGCTCGCCGAGTCCGACACCGAGTCGGAACTGATCGACCTCGCCTTGGCCGGACTCGTCACCCGCACCTCGGGCGACTTCGGCGGATGGGGACTCACGGAGGACGGCCGGGTCGCGGACGCCGAGCGGATCGCCGACGAGGTCGCGGCAGCCGGAGCCCGGCCCCGGCTCACCGCGGCGTTCGATCGGTTCCTGCTCCTCAACCCCGAGTTGCTCGACCTCTGCACGTCATGGCAGACCCGCACCATGGGCGGCACCATGACGATGAACGACCACAGCGACCCCGCGTACGACGCCCAAGTGCTGGACCGGTTCACGGAGTTCCACCGGCGTGCCGAGCCCGTCTGCGCCGAGCTGTCCGCGGCGCTTCCCCGCTTCCAGCGCTACGCCGTGCGGCTGGGCGACGCCCTCGCCCGGGCGCGGGCCGGCTCCCTGGAGTACGTGACGGACAGCACCTCGTCGTACCACACCGTGTGGTTCCAGCTGCACGAGGACCTGCTGACCACCCTCGGTATCCCACGCCACTGA
- a CDS encoding pyruvate, phosphate dikinase: MTWIHPLSPEVEESVEVLGAKAHGLVVLRRLGLPVPPGFVISTEVCRAFLRAGRLPSGFGAQLAAAVADLEAVTHRRLGGAERPLVLSVRSGASVSMPGMMSTVLNLGLTTRATTALADETGDLRFALDSRLRFLTGFASEVLGVGPATLAGVDRAAARQSTSTSSRLTDAIHDVERLIAERGGDTVSEDATRQLESAVTAVFSSWNTPRAKAYRELHGIPHDLGTAVTVQLMVFGNRDQHSGTGVAFSRDPSTGEHVPFGEVMFGRQGDDVVSGTSLTGPLSELADREPAMWTRLLFALTRLEEHYRDACYVEFTFEAGELWVLQVRPGRFVGRAAVRVAVDLADAGAIRRDEALLRVSPHHLAQLRTPRIAATGPGAVFTRGLGASPGVAVGRVATTADSAVRLAARGPVVLIRPETSPLDMHGLAAASGVVTARGGPASHAAVVARSLGKPAVVGAAGLTVDPVGGTVRAGGRTLPEGTLVALDGTSGEVVVGEPRVTTSSADPQLHRLLAWADDITADEPTGRTEPERLTAAQAVLRRTGRAATG, encoded by the coding sequence ATGACCTGGATTCACCCGCTCTCGCCCGAGGTCGAGGAGAGCGTGGAAGTGCTCGGGGCCAAGGCGCACGGTCTCGTCGTGCTCCGCCGTCTGGGACTGCCCGTGCCGCCGGGCTTCGTGATCAGCACAGAGGTGTGCCGCGCCTTCCTCCGCGCCGGACGACTGCCGAGCGGCTTCGGCGCCCAACTGGCGGCAGCCGTGGCCGACCTCGAAGCCGTCACACATCGCAGGCTCGGCGGTGCGGAACGGCCGCTCGTGTTGTCCGTCCGCTCCGGCGCCAGTGTGTCCATGCCCGGCATGATGAGCACCGTCCTCAACCTCGGGCTCACTACCAGGGCGACCACCGCTCTGGCCGACGAGACGGGCGACCTTCGGTTCGCGCTCGACTCACGGCTGAGGTTCCTGACCGGCTTCGCCTCCGAGGTTCTCGGCGTGGGCCCGGCGACCTTGGCGGGCGTCGATCGTGCGGCCGCCCGACAGAGCACCAGCACCAGCAGCCGTCTCACCGACGCGATCCATGATGTCGAACGGCTCATCGCGGAACGCGGTGGCGACACCGTGTCCGAGGACGCCACCCGGCAGTTGGAGTCGGCCGTGACAGCCGTGTTCTCGTCATGGAACACACCCCGCGCGAAGGCCTACCGCGAACTGCACGGCATCCCGCACGACCTCGGCACCGCCGTGACCGTCCAGTTGATGGTGTTCGGGAACCGTGACCAACACAGCGGTACGGGGGTCGCGTTCAGCCGCGACCCCAGCACCGGCGAGCATGTCCCGTTCGGTGAGGTCATGTTCGGCCGCCAAGGTGATGACGTCGTCTCGGGCACCTCGCTGACCGGTCCCCTGAGCGAACTCGCCGACCGGGAACCCGCCATGTGGACGCGTCTGCTGTTCGCCCTGACGCGGCTGGAGGAGCACTATCGAGACGCGTGCTACGTCGAGTTCACCTTCGAGGCGGGCGAGCTGTGGGTGCTTCAGGTGCGACCCGGACGATTCGTCGGGCGCGCGGCGGTACGCGTCGCGGTCGACCTCGCCGACGCGGGCGCGATCCGGCGCGACGAAGCGCTGCTCCGCGTCTCACCGCACCACCTCGCCCAGCTGCGTACGCCTCGGATCGCGGCGACCGGACCCGGGGCCGTCTTCACCCGAGGGCTGGGCGCCTCCCCCGGAGTCGCTGTCGGCCGAGTGGCGACCACCGCCGACAGCGCGGTACGGCTTGCCGCACGAGGACCGGTCGTCCTGATACGGCCGGAGACCTCCCCGCTCGACATGCACGGCCTGGCCGCCGCCTCCGGGGTGGTCACCGCTCGCGGCGGCCCGGCCAGTCACGCGGCCGTCGTGGCGCGCTCGCTGGGGAAGCCCGCCGTCGTGGGTGCCGCGGGTCTCACCGTGGACCCCGTCGGCGGCACCGTCCGGGCAGGCGGACGTACCCTGCCCGAGGGCACCCTCGTCGCACTCGACGGGACGAGCGGAGAGGTCGTCGTCGGCGAACCTCGCGTCACCACGTCCTCGGCCGACCCTCAGCTGCACCGCTTGCTCGCCTGGGCCGACGACATCACGGCCGACGAGCCCACGGGCCGCACCGAACCCGAACGCCTCACCGCGGCCCAGGCCGTCCTCCGCCGAACCGGCCGAGCAGCGACAGGCTGA
- a CDS encoding VTT domain-containing protein, with the protein MAEPLAPVPDPAPGAPVPAARENSATRTVRLLLRLDRAAHRRWFLPALGVFPLSDYVLPVLPNQMLLIGLSALHPRRWRVIALTFVAASVLGAFLVATAVHAAGPWLLDTVGAVAPGRAELREVAGLVERHGGWALAALALLPWTPRAAVVMCALAGIPPWTVALAVLAGRPLPVTLLALAGAKAPALLRRSHRIDRVLAEVDARRVRVG; encoded by the coding sequence ATGGCTGAGCCCCTGGCCCCCGTCCCCGATCCGGCCCCCGGCGCTCCCGTTCCCGCCGCCCGGGAGAACTCCGCCACCCGCACGGTGCGGCTGCTGCTGCGGCTGGACCGGGCCGCGCACCGGCGGTGGTTCCTTCCGGCGCTCGGTGTCTTCCCGCTGAGCGACTACGTACTGCCGGTCCTGCCCAACCAGATGCTGCTCATCGGGTTGTCGGCGCTCCATCCCCGGCGCTGGCGGGTGATCGCCCTGACCTTCGTCGCCGCGTCGGTACTGGGAGCCTTCCTGGTCGCGACCGCCGTCCACGCGGCCGGACCCTGGCTGCTGGACACGGTGGGCGCCGTCGCGCCGGGCCGGGCGGAACTACGGGAGGTCGCCGGGCTGGTGGAGCGCCACGGCGGCTGGGCGCTGGCCGCTCTCGCGCTGCTGCCGTGGACGCCCCGGGCCGCCGTGGTGATGTGCGCGCTGGCCGGGATACCGCCCTGGACGGTCGCCCTGGCCGTACTGGCGGGCCGCCCGCTCCCCGTCACCCTTCTCGCCCTGGCCGGGGCGAAGGCACCGGCCCTGCTGCGCAGGTCGCACCGGATCGACCGCGTGCTCGCCGAGGTGGACGCACGGCGCGTGCGGGTGGGGTGA
- a CDS encoding SDR family oxidoreductase has translation MKLTGTTVLVTGGARGIGREMTRQLVGLGAHVVAVGRAPGPLVALQAEYGDRVSAEVVDLSDPDAVDTFGDELPGRHPGLSVVINNAGVQNPSDFLTADPRASRPLLRRELAVNLDAVISLSTGLLPHLSSRSEAAIVNITSGLAIVPKPSAPVYCAAKSAVRTFTRSLRYQCEDGAPHIRVIDAVLPLVDTDMTRGRGRGKISAAQAAHAVIEGIRRDRTEIYVGKARLLPSLMRLSPSLGYRSLRHG, from the coding sequence ATGAAGCTCACCGGCACAACGGTGCTCGTCACCGGCGGGGCGCGCGGCATCGGCAGGGAGATGACCCGGCAGCTGGTCGGGCTCGGCGCGCATGTGGTGGCCGTGGGCCGCGCGCCCGGACCCCTCGTGGCCCTGCAAGCCGAGTACGGCGACCGGGTGTCCGCCGAGGTGGTCGATCTCTCCGATCCGGACGCGGTCGACACCTTCGGCGATGAACTGCCCGGCCGCCACCCCGGACTCTCGGTCGTCATCAACAACGCCGGAGTGCAGAACCCCAGCGACTTCCTCACCGCCGATCCGCGCGCCTCACGACCGCTGCTCCGGCGGGAACTCGCCGTCAATCTGGACGCCGTCATCTCCCTCTCCACCGGGCTGCTTCCCCATCTCAGCAGCCGTTCCGAGGCCGCGATCGTGAACATCACCAGCGGACTCGCCATCGTGCCCAAGCCCTCGGCACCCGTGTACTGCGCGGCCAAGTCGGCGGTGCGGACGTTCACGCGGTCGCTGCGCTACCAGTGCGAGGACGGGGCGCCGCACATCCGGGTGATCGACGCGGTCCTCCCGCTCGTGGACACCGATATGACGCGTGGCCGGGGCCGGGGCAAGATCAGCGCGGCGCAGGCGGCACACGCGGTGATCGAGGGCATCCGCCGGGACCGGACGGAGATCTACGTCGGCAAGGCGCGCCTCCTGCCGTCCCTGATGCGCCTCTCACCGTCGCTGGGATACCGGTCCCTGCGCCATGGCTGA
- a CDS encoding helix-turn-helix transcriptional regulator, translated as MDEFASARLVALVQRALAGEGIRVVAPGGGGALLPFEAKRRFLRDVARDHGLLPLLRAGSLMPASPSDPAVSALLSAVGPGDLFARWQRLERFTHSRHRVVVRESGTGHLVAEHVGPPMEPPEPAEDAVVLGVLTALLPLTGARDLVVGAGYGEPTTVFADGTVTAAPPGHGGGLWRFTWSGTAPPVHPRPARAGTDAVARTRELLGADLARRWTLAALAAELGLPVRSLQRRLAGDGGFTGLLGELRTEAAAALLLRSAHSIGVIGFACGYADQPHFTRHFGLRTAMTPAAYRSAFRRPGPDTVSDMDERPDERPDERTCEWTDAPTGVRTGPDARTTARTHEAARRRTA; from the coding sequence ATGGACGAGTTCGCGAGCGCCAGACTGGTGGCGCTGGTCCAGCGGGCGCTGGCAGGTGAGGGCATCCGGGTCGTCGCTCCGGGGGGCGGCGGGGCGCTGCTGCCGTTCGAGGCGAAGCGGCGGTTCCTGAGGGACGTGGCGCGCGATCACGGGCTGCTGCCGCTGCTGCGGGCAGGCTCACTGATGCCGGCCAGCCCGTCCGACCCGGCCGTGTCCGCGCTGCTGAGCGCGGTCGGCCCGGGGGACCTGTTCGCCCGGTGGCAGCGGCTGGAGCGGTTCACCCACTCACGGCACCGGGTGGTGGTACGGGAATCCGGTACGGGACATCTCGTCGCCGAGCATGTGGGACCCCCCATGGAACCGCCCGAACCCGCCGAGGACGCGGTCGTTCTCGGCGTACTGACCGCGCTGCTGCCGCTGACCGGTGCCCGGGATCTCGTCGTCGGCGCCGGGTACGGGGAGCCGACCACTGTGTTCGCCGACGGCACCGTCACGGCGGCACCGCCCGGTCACGGCGGCGGGCTCTGGCGGTTCACCTGGTCCGGCACCGCACCACCCGTGCACCCGCGCCCGGCGCGGGCCGGTACGGACGCTGTCGCACGCACCCGGGAACTGCTCGGCGCCGATCTCGCCCGGCGCTGGACACTCGCCGCCCTCGCCGCCGAACTGGGCCTGCCGGTGCGGAGCCTCCAACGGCGGCTGGCGGGTGACGGCGGCTTCACCGGACTCCTCGGCGAGCTCCGCACGGAGGCCGCCGCGGCGCTGCTCCTGCGGAGCGCCCACAGCATCGGCGTCATCGGATTCGCCTGCGGCTACGCGGACCAGCCGCACTTCACCCGCCACTTCGGGCTCCGCACCGCGATGACACCGGCGGCCTACAGGTCGGCGTTCCGGCGACCCGGCCCGGACACGGTGTCCGACATGGACGAGCGACCGGACGAGCGACCGGACGAGCGGACGTGTGAGTGGACGGATGCGCCGACGGGTGTGCGGACGGGCCCCGACGCGCGGACGACGGCCCGTACCCATGAAGCAGCGAGGAGAAGGACCGCATGA